The nucleotide window TGCCCCGCCCATGGCCTGGGGCAAGCCCTTTTTGTCTTACACATCCGTTGTGGAGTTATTCCCGTGTTTATTTCCTCTGCCTTTGCACAGACCGCGCCCGCAGCCGCTTCCGGCGGCGGCGACATGATGTCCCAGCTCACGGGCATGCTGCCGCTGGTGCTGATGTTCGTGGTGCTGTACTTCGTCATGATCCGTCCGCAGATGAAGCGCCAGAAGGAACACCGCAGCATGATCGACGCCCTCTCCAAGGGCGACGAAGTGGCCACGGCCGGCGGCATCCTGGGCACGGTGACGCGCCTGTCCGAGGGCGTGCTGTACATCCAGATCGCCCAGGGCGTGGAAGTGCAGATCCAGCGCAGCGCCGTGGCGCAGGTGCTGCCCAAGGGCACGATCAAGTAAATCGCCGTTTTGTTGACCCCGGGGGCGGCGCTCAGGCGGCCGCTTCCTCCACACTGTCTCCAGTGAGCTAAGAGCGCCATCATGAACCGTTACCCGGTCTGGAAGTACGCGATCCTGGTCATCGCGCTGCTGGTGGGTGCGCTGTACACCCTGCCCAATTTCTTCGGCGAGGCACCTGCCGTGCAGGTCTCGTCGGCCAAGGCCACCATCAAGGTCGATACCGCCGTCCAGGCCCGCGTGGAAGAGGCGCTCAAGGCGGCGGGCGTGACGCCCGACAGCGTGGGCTTCGACGGCAACTCGGTGCGCGCGCGCTTCGACACGCCCGACACCCAGCTCAAGGCCAAGGACGTGCTGCAGAAGGCCCTGGTGCCCGACGCCAGCGACCCGCCCTACATCATCGCGCTGGGCCTGGTCTCGCGCTCGCCCGCCTGGCTCAAGGCCCTGCACGCGCAGCCCATGTTCCTGGGCCTGGATCTGCGCGGCGGCGTGCACTTCATGCTGCAGGTGGACATGCAGGCGGCGCTGACCAAGAAGGCCGAATCCTTCGCCGGTGACCTGCGCACCAGCCTGCGCGAAAAGAACATCCGCCACGGCGGCATCGGCCGCGACGGCCAGGCCGTGGAGATCAAGGTGCGCGACGAGGCCACGCTGACGGCCGCGCGCAACCTGGTGGCCGACCAGTTCCCCGACCTGGTGGCCACCACGGGCCCGGACGGCGACGGCTTCAAGCTGCGCGCCACCATCAAGCCCGAGGCCCTGCGCAAGGTGCAGGAGCAGGCGCTGAAGCAGAACATGGTCACGCTGCACAACCGGATCAACGAGCTGGGCGTGGCCGAGCCGGTGATCCAGCA belongs to Acidovorax sp. YS12 and includes:
- the yajC gene encoding preprotein translocase subunit YajC, translating into MFISSAFAQTAPAAASGGGDMMSQLTGMLPLVLMFVVLYFVMIRPQMKRQKEHRSMIDALSKGDEVATAGGILGTVTRLSEGVLYIQIAQGVEVQIQRSAVAQVLPKGTIK